Proteins encoded in a region of the Mucilaginibacter sabulilitoris genome:
- a CDS encoding DUF6922 domain-containing protein: MVKLKIGNINRPDISKLRRILFWDTDFDKIDWQRQKNAVIRRVWERGNEDEKKEIQRFYGIDNIHATIKDLKPFRPPPSFLRRKSD, translated from the coding sequence TTGGTTAAACTTAAGATCGGCAATATTAATCGTCCTGATATATCCAAACTTCGCAGGATATTATTTTGGGACACCGATTTTGATAAAATTGATTGGCAACGGCAGAAAAATGCCGTCATCCGACGGGTGTGGGAACGTGGTAATGAAGATGAGAAAAAAGAGATACAAAGATTTTACGGCATTGATAATATACATGCTACCATTAAGGATTTAAAGCCTTTTCGTCCGCCCCCTTCATTTTTAAGACGAAAATCCGACTAA
- a CDS encoding FAD-dependent oxidoreductase: MLNNEGNELSSFALKPNYHDVENYLLSRKPNLQLIDKEISTIIEKMKKIHIVIALLIFYAFKLNAADKPTVVVYGGTPGGISAAVAAARQGAKVILIEQTRHVGGMNTSGIGTAETEHMIEETISGIPLEIYTRIGKAYGMNKPAFYFESHVAEKIFVDMLAEQHVSVIYEAFVNKVNKRDDAIKSITLTNGKTVSGDTFIDATYEGDLMARAGVSYTYGRESRAQYNESLAGIRLLDKPIDVSPYDDNEKLLPGFIEAKKLSNGEASKRIINYNFRLMMSTNFDRVPFPLPLHYYANRFITLKRLLAEHPNTKLSDIIDLYSWNYPPGKFEANNKQNSVISLGLFGGNTNYPDAGYEKRKQIFQDHKDWTLGLLYFLQHDQSVPKQLHDEANRYGLAPDEFKDNHNFPYYLYIREARRMVGSYVQTQKDIFEEPKKTDAIALGSHFVDCHHVQKVAISKTQYINEGRIWAKVEQPYELSYRVIIPKENECTNLLVPVCVSASHVGFCSVRVEVTWMQLGQAAGIAATIAAKTKKPVQDIDVNQLQQVLKKGGVILNRDEKHWINNDKS, from the coding sequence GTGCTCAATAACGAAGGAAATGAGTTGTCGTCATTCGCTCTGAAACCGAACTATCATGATGTTGAAAACTACTTATTGTCCCGCAAACCTAATTTGCAACTTATTGATAAAGAAATCAGTACTATAATTGAAAAAATGAAAAAAATACATATAGTAATTGCACTCCTAATATTTTACGCTTTTAAGTTAAATGCCGCCGACAAACCCACTGTTGTGGTGTATGGTGGTACACCCGGGGGCATATCAGCTGCGGTAGCGGCGGCCAGGCAAGGCGCTAAGGTCATTTTAATTGAGCAGACCCGTCATGTAGGCGGTATGAATACAAGTGGGATTGGAACTGCGGAAACCGAACATATGATTGAGGAAACTATCTCTGGAATTCCGTTGGAGATTTATACCCGCATCGGTAAAGCTTATGGAATGAATAAACCTGCTTTTTATTTTGAATCGCATGTTGCAGAAAAAATATTTGTGGATATGCTGGCAGAACAACACGTCTCTGTTATCTACGAGGCTTTTGTTAACAAAGTAAATAAAAGAGATGATGCCATCAAAAGTATAACATTGACCAATGGAAAAACAGTTAGTGGTGATACTTTTATTGATGCAACTTATGAAGGCGATCTGATGGCAAGAGCAGGAGTATCGTACACCTATGGGCGGGAAAGTAGGGCACAATATAATGAATCGCTTGCTGGGATTCGTTTGTTGGATAAGCCTATCGACGTTTCGCCATATGATGACAATGAAAAATTGCTTCCAGGGTTTATAGAAGCAAAAAAATTATCCAACGGGGAAGCTAGTAAAAGGATCATCAATTACAATTTTCGGTTGATGATGTCTACCAACTTCGACAGAGTGCCGTTTCCTTTGCCATTGCATTACTATGCAAACCGCTTCATTACGCTTAAACGCCTGCTGGCTGAACATCCTAATACCAAACTATCGGATATCATTGATTTGTATTCCTGGAATTACCCACCAGGAAAGTTTGAAGCCAATAATAAACAAAATTCGGTTATCTCACTTGGGCTTTTCGGCGGTAACACCAATTATCCGGACGCTGGATACGAAAAGCGGAAACAAATTTTCCAGGATCATAAGGATTGGACATTAGGCCTTCTCTATTTTTTGCAGCATGATCAGTCCGTACCAAAACAACTACACGATGAGGCAAACAGATACGGTTTGGCTCCCGATGAGTTTAAGGACAATCATAACTTTCCATATTATTTATATATCCGGGAAGCGCGTCGAATGGTAGGAAGCTATGTACAAACGCAGAAGGACATTTTTGAAGAACCTAAAAAAACTGATGCTATCGCATTAGGTTCCCACTTTGTGGATTGTCATCATGTGCAAAAAGTAGCTATATCCAAAACACAATACATAAATGAAGGCCGTATCTGGGCTAAAGTCGAACAACCTTATGAACTTTCGTACCGTGTTATCATCCCTAAAGAGAATGAATGTACAAATTTACTTGTACCTGTTTGCGTTTCAGCTTCTCATGTTGGTTTTTGTTCTGTAAGGGTTGAAGTTACCTGGATGCAGCTTGGTCAGGCCGCTGGCATTGCCGCAACAATTGCTGCAAAGACTAAGAAGCCAGTACAGGACATTGATGTAAATCAATTGCAGCAAGTACTAAAAAAAGGTGGTGTTATACTGAACCGGGACGAGAAGCATTGGATTAATAATGATAAATCCTGA
- a CDS encoding ATP-binding protein yields MILLSAINQVIETQKANLAQKDPGLKRDALATLPDLSAFALIVSGIRRCGKSTLLFQLLKERYPDALYLNFEDPRLYEFGPTDFARLDESIKASGSNVLFFDEIQIIPEWERYARQKLDEDYKLVITGSNASLLSRELGTRLTGRHITKELFPFSYHEFCVFKGLSYDKSSLLSYLELGGFPEYLKQGIPEILNQLFEDILIRDIAVRYGVRDVKTLQRLAFYLLSNVSKLITGNRLKTLFEIGSTSTVMEYLSHLEYSYLLQFVPKFSYSLRKQIANPRKVYAIDTGLINVNSGSFTEDNGRKFENLVYLHLRQKHREIYYFAEKNECDFVIANNGKLVEAVQVCFELNPDNINRELDGVVETLTFFNADEGFIVTLDQTDRLEKNGKVVHVVPAHQYLSK; encoded by the coding sequence ATGATACTTCTGTCTGCAATTAACCAGGTTATCGAAACACAAAAAGCGAACCTGGCCCAAAAAGATCCTGGTCTGAAAAGAGATGCGCTGGCAACATTACCAGACCTTTCGGCATTTGCATTAATTGTTTCGGGAATAAGGAGATGCGGGAAAAGCACGCTGCTCTTCCAACTACTCAAAGAGAGATATCCTGATGCATTATATCTTAATTTTGAAGACCCACGACTTTATGAATTCGGTCCTACTGACTTTGCCAGGCTGGATGAATCTATAAAGGCCAGCGGAAGTAATGTGCTTTTTTTTGATGAGATCCAAATTATTCCGGAATGGGAAAGATATGCCAGGCAAAAGCTGGATGAGGATTATAAATTAGTAATAACAGGCTCTAATGCCTCTTTATTAAGCCGAGAGTTGGGCACCAGATTAACCGGGCGGCATATCACAAAAGAGCTTTTCCCTTTTTCTTATCACGAATTTTGCGTTTTCAAGGGATTATCTTACGATAAATCCTCCTTATTGAGCTATTTAGAATTAGGCGGCTTTCCGGAATATTTAAAGCAAGGGATACCTGAAATATTAAACCAACTATTTGAGGATATACTAATCCGGGATATTGCAGTGCGCTACGGCGTCAGGGATGTTAAAACATTGCAGCGGTTGGCATTTTATCTGCTCTCTAATGTTTCAAAGTTGATCACAGGTAACAGGCTCAAAACGCTGTTTGAGATCGGGTCTACCAGTACAGTTATGGAGTATTTGTCGCACCTGGAATATTCATATCTATTACAATTCGTGCCAAAATTTAGCTACTCTTTAAGAAAGCAAATTGCTAATCCCAGAAAAGTTTATGCCATAGATACAGGCTTGATCAATGTTAATTCGGGTTCTTTTACAGAAGATAATGGCAGAAAGTTCGAGAATTTGGTTTACCTGCACCTACGTCAAAAACACCGGGAGATCTATTATTTTGCTGAAAAGAATGAATGCGATTTCGTTATCGCGAATAACGGCAAATTAGTAGAGGCCGTTCAGGTTTGTTTTGAATTAAACCCTGATAATATCAACCGTGAGTTGGATGGTGTGGTCGAAACGCTTACCTTTTTCAATGCTGATGAAGGCTTTATCGTAACGCTTGATCAAACCGATCGGTTGGAGAAAAATGGCAAAGTTGTTCATGTAGTTCCTGCCCATCAATATTTGTCAAAGTAA
- a CDS encoding RagB/SusD family nutrient uptake outer membrane protein, producing the protein MAGIISTIRHQGSTCLVCLLHFKLNLINMKPQYKLSNKMLLLQGRTLLCGLLAIVLTLGGSCKNNLVEKPYSFLGEENSFKTASDATVALDAIYDRLRTIYGMTMINLADVNSEELNVESTIGATILDLKTNNYSPSNPTFDSFYTNCYLLIDRANRVIKNVPGITMDATAKAQVMGEAKFLRALTYFDLVQAFGDVPLVTTPTSDVVNVSIKRTAANDIYSQIINDLKDADAANLPANYTAAGTIGRATSGAVKSILAKVYLTHKDYANAALYAKQVIDSKVYSLFPDYKNIFPPENKNGQEHIFSAQYSCIKTTYGSPMAEFFSIYFSYPINQGGGSYNVEPSYVNSYLAGDYRKQVTIITQKVNPANSQLVFARNGPCVDKYWDPSPCAEFDARNNFMIIRYADVLLIYAEAINEINGPTPDAYDAINQVRTRARNGNSSANPQNLTGLSQAQFRDAVLQERGWELCFEGHRRWDLLRTGKYVSTLQAAGIPVSQKNLLYPIPQHQMDVNSALTQNPGF; encoded by the coding sequence ATGGCAGGGATAATTTCAACTATCCGCCATCAAGGATCTACATGCTTGGTTTGTCTACTACATTTTAAATTAAATCTGATAAACATGAAACCACAATATAAGTTATCGAACAAAATGCTGCTTTTACAGGGGCGCACTCTTCTGTGCGGTTTACTGGCTATAGTGTTAACTCTTGGAGGGAGTTGTAAAAATAATCTCGTTGAGAAGCCTTATTCGTTTTTGGGAGAGGAAAACTCTTTCAAAACTGCAAGTGACGCCACTGTTGCACTTGATGCTATATATGACAGATTGAGAACTATATATGGTATGACAATGATCAACCTGGCGGATGTCAATTCAGAAGAACTGAACGTTGAGTCGACTATTGGGGCGACTATATTAGATCTTAAAACTAATAATTATTCGCCCTCCAACCCTACTTTTGATTCCTTTTATACAAATTGTTACCTGTTGATTGACAGAGCGAACCGTGTAATCAAAAACGTTCCCGGGATTACCATGGATGCCACCGCTAAAGCGCAGGTAATGGGGGAAGCAAAGTTTCTGAGGGCACTGACTTACTTTGACTTGGTGCAGGCATTTGGTGATGTGCCATTGGTTACCACACCGACTTCGGATGTCGTAAATGTCAGTATAAAGCGGACAGCAGCCAATGACATCTATAGTCAAATCATTAACGATTTAAAAGATGCAGATGCCGCAAATCTCCCAGCAAATTATACTGCCGCCGGGACAATCGGGCGGGCAACAAGCGGCGCTGTTAAATCAATTTTGGCAAAAGTTTATCTTACCCACAAGGATTATGCAAATGCTGCCCTTTATGCCAAACAGGTAATTGATTCAAAAGTCTACAGTCTTTTTCCGGATTATAAAAACATTTTCCCACCCGAAAATAAGAATGGTCAGGAGCATATTTTTTCAGCACAATATAGTTGCATAAAAACCACTTACGGCAGTCCGATGGCTGAATTTTTTTCAATTTATTTTTCATATCCTATTAATCAGGGTGGCGGGTCATACAATGTCGAACCCTCATATGTTAATTCTTATCTGGCAGGCGACTATCGTAAACAAGTTACTATTATCACGCAAAAGGTGAATCCGGCAAACAGCCAATTGGTGTTTGCGCGCAACGGACCTTGTGTTGACAAATACTGGGATCCTTCACCTTGCGCGGAATTCGATGCGCGGAATAATTTCATGATTATACGGTATGCTGACGTGCTTCTTATCTATGCCGAAGCAATTAATGAAATCAATGGACCAACTCCTGATGCCTATGATGCCATAAACCAGGTGCGGACTCGTGCGAGAAATGGCAATTCATCAGCTAATCCTCAAAACCTGACCGGCTTATCGCAGGCTCAATTTAGGGATGCGGTTTTACAAGAACGGGGGTGGGAACTCTGCTTTGAAGGCCATCGCCGCTGGGATTTGTTAAGGACTGGCAAATACGTAAGCACTCTGCAAGCTGCAGGGATACCGGTTTCACAAAAAAATCTGCTTTACCCCATTCCGCAACACCAGATGGATGTAAACTCTGCACTTACACAAAATCCAGGCTTTTAA